Proteins from one Telopea speciosissima isolate NSW1024214 ecotype Mountain lineage chromosome 1, Tspe_v1, whole genome shotgun sequence genomic window:
- the LOC122645308 gene encoding uncharacterized protein At5g41620-like → MSRQNRSIEGLIRGHCKIRKRGCSSSSSSSSLVQNYRFKRAILVGKRGGSSTPVPTWKLSSRSSSVVGIIESPKYPPSQNGGKGKLPPVSARKLAATLWEMNEIPSPQMKEDVSEWRRVLLKKEMKGRDRNSRSVLSGSLPPHLSDPSHSPASERMDRSGTESLRRRSSTISQKLRATDHNVGYLDSRSNASLMEIETRSRGRTPTGSVLGTKNRLKDLSNGLTTSKELLKILNRIWGLEDQHSSSMSLVSALRVELDRARLQVEQLIQERKSDSNEINYLMKRFAEEKAAWKSKEQERIQAAIDSVAGDLDMERKLRRRAESLNKKLGRELADTKASLSKAIKELESEKRVRGVVEEACEALARSIGEDKAEVEELKRESAMVREEVEKEREMLQLADVLREERVQMKLSDAKFQFEEKNAAVDKLRSELETILRSKKVKENQVVGSTVSNSRLGYYQNEEGDDDGELEEEEEDDDDEDDEEEEEDSAESDLHSIELNMDNTSKGCKWNYAAGATTTTTTHEDPKRVSVEEEIRGRKSISEKIARGAGSLERSISDGIEWNLRSDNGQNSEDGIVWGIFPELERQIPRQDYEDETQRYKSVKGIRDHLLSGSRMASARGFASPTRQWGQPWPSRDSSNAGRERPNVGTQGNDLKARLILEGQHPRRSR, encoded by the exons ATGTCGAGGCAGAATCGCAGCATCGAGGGTCTGATCAGGGGACACTGCAAGATCCGGAAACGAGGTTGCTCTTCTTCATCGTCTTCGTCATCGCTAGTGCAGAATTACCGTTTCAAAAGGGCGATTTTGGTTGGGAAGAGGGGAGGATCGAGTACCCCTGTTCCGACATGGAAGTTGAGTTCCAGATCTTCTTCTGTGGTCGGAATTATAGAATCCCCGAAATACCCGCCGTCTCAGAACGGTGGTAAAGGAAAGCTACCGCCCGTTTCGGCCCGGAAGCTCGCCGCCACTCTGTGGGAGATGAACGAGATCCCTTCTCCTCAAATGAAAGAGGACGTTTCGGAATGGAGAAGAGTCCTTCTCAAGAAAGAGATGAAAGGCAGAGACAGGAACTCCAGGTCAGTCCTGTCGGGCTCTCTCCCTCCACATTTGTCCGATCCATCCCATAGCCCTGCTTCAGAG AGGATGGATCGTTCAGGAACCGAGAGTCTCCGAAGAAGATCATCCACCATTTCTCAGAAGCTTCGGGCGACTGATCACAATGTTGGATATTTGGACTCTCGGAGCAATGCCAGTTTGATGGAG ATCGAGACACGATCTCGAGGCCGGACTCCGACGGGTTCCGTCTTGGGAACTAAGAACCGTTTGAAGGACCTCAGCAATGGTCTCACCACATCTAAGGAGCTTCTTAAAATACTCAACCGGATTTGGGGTCTGGAAGATCAGCATTCCTCAAGCATGTCTCTTGTCTCGGCCTTGCGTGTCGAGCTCGATCGTGCCCGCTTGCAGGTTGAACAGCTGATCCAAGAACGGAAGTCTGATTCTAACGAGATTAATTACCTTATGAAGCGTTTTGCAGAAGAGAAAGCAGCTTGGAAGAGTAAGGAGCAAGAAAGGATCCAAGCTGCAATCGATTCTGTTGCAGGGGACCTTGATATGGAGAGGAAGCTAAGGAGACGTGCTGAGAGCTTGAACAAGAAGCTCGGAAGGGAATTAGCCGATACCAAAGCATCTCTCTCAAAGGCGATCAAAGAACTTGAGAGCGAGAAGAGAGTGAGGGGGGTAGTGGAAGAAGCGTGTGAAGCGTTGGCCAGGAGTATTGgagaagacaaggccgaagtGGAAGAGCTGAAGAGAGAATCTGCTATGGTTCGGGAAGAggtagagaaggagagagagatgcttCAATTAGCAGACGTATTGCGTGAGGAAAGAGTCCAGATGAAGCTCTCAGATGCCAAGTTTCAGTTCGAGGAGAAAAATGCGGCCGTGGACAAGCTGCGGAGCGAGCTTGAAACCATTCTGAGATCCAAGAAGGTCAAGGAGAACCAAGTAGTTGGGTCCACTGTAAGTAATTCTCGTCTGGGTTATTATCAGAATGAGGAAGGAGACGATGATGGtgaattggaagaagaagaagaagatgatgatgatgaagatgatgaagaagaagaagaagattcggCTGAAAGTGATCTTCATTCGATCGAGCTGAACATGGACAACACAAGCAAGGGCTGCAAGTGGAATTATGCTGCAGgagctactactactactactactcatGAAGATCCAAAAAGGGTTTCGGTTGAGGAAGAAATTAGGGGAAGGAAATCCATCTCTGAGAAGATAGCCCGTGGAGCTGGCTCTCTTGAAAGGAGTATTTCGGATGGAATTGAGTGGAAtctgagaagtgacaatggccAGAATTCAGAAGATGGGATTGTATGGGGGATATTCCCAGAGTTAGAAAGGCAAATTCCGAGACAAGATTACGAAGATGAAACACAGAGATACAAATCGGTGAAGGGTATTAGAGATCACCTATTGTCTGGTTCAAGGATGGCATCAGCTCGAGGCTTCGCCAGCCCTACACGCCAATGGGGCCAACCATGGCCTTCGCGAGACTCCAGCAATGCAGGACGCGAAAGGCCGAATGTTGGTACGCAGGGGAATGATTTGAAGGCTCGGCTAATATTGGAAGGTCAGCATCCGAGGCGTTCTAGGTAG